The genomic segment CTACCGTTGGACAAAACGCTGGACATCGATTCGGTTCGTTCACGTTTCTCTTGTGCTTGTCTCTGCGCTCTATAGTAATACATtgagtatgaatgaatgtaacttctgTAACTGCCAGCAGTGCTATAATTCTGTAGTTATATGGAAATATGGCAAGGTACATTAAGCTCTGTCTCCGTGACTCCGTAGTAAtgtatatagaaaaaaacttaAAGTTTATAACTGATGTATGTACCAAAtgtatgtaaaacaaaataactgcCAGCAATGCAAAGCGATGATCGTGTAGTGATATGAATGTATATATGCGTGTCCCATCTGTATATGCAATCTGTGTTCTAAAGGAATGTGTACGATGTAACTTGCGTAAAACGAAATATTACCCCATCAGTTTAGGAGCTTTGTAGTGAAATGGATGTATgtacatgtatatatgtatctGCTTATGGGAGGAATGTGCATGTATTATGTGTGAACGTAACTTGTGtacgtaaataaaaaaatactaaacaaaCGTTTTTGTGCAAGACTGAGATCCTAAAAAACTGGtggtaatgacgtcacataccaaacacttgtgtttttgtttctagtttataaatattgtgacgtcataatatttctaaatcaaGCCCTGGACGCGATCTTCGAATAGAACGTTCTGGAACACAATGGACAGTTCTAACGCCTCGCGGGGAAAATATGTGAAGAGTAGAAAATGTGGGGAATTAAACATGTTTCGGTCAATTCGGTGTAATGCGATTACCATTACGTAGTAAATAGTATTTGTAAACGTAACAACAACATTCAAAAACAGAATAAAGCAACATAACATGAAAATATTATCAATTCGTAAACTTTTATCTCCAAACCATGTGGTTATGTAGAAATGCcatcacgactttaaaaaacgttgttaaaaaaaggaaaatgttATTGATCTTAAACAAtatccgtcttaccccacaatacatatatatgaatAGACAAGAGCAATAATAATCAAATATAtgcaatattaaatattacgcTAAGTACTTTTATagtactacatatatatatatatatagtattaccacccaatttaaatatatatataacttaccgTTTCCACTTTCCAACTGAGAGTCTTTTATTTTCCGTTTCTTGTTTCGCGAATTTATCGCTAAGTTTACTTTCCCATAAGTTGATCGCGTCTTTACTATGAACGTTTGATTCTACAACTACTTCGCTGTTTGGGCAAAGCTCGGATAAAGATGCCTGTTGATGTAAATGTgaatatagtactgcggggtaaaatgggataccgttaatacataatatcccatattccttgaccgtgtttttaacaagtatACAACGATCGAGACGTGATGATACAGTTAATAGTTCtggtaaataaaatgatataatatttcagtaaaaatataaacagcaACTTTACCAGAAGATATATTCACTTGTATTACGTTATGCCTTGTAGCAACGACCGcggaatattttatatattttgcttcattttaacaatattcaaaaaatcaaCCACgtaaatttgtttcacagcGGTACACAGTCCGTCGCTTATAACACGCCCGGTATAAAGTCTGTTACTTATCCTGTTTTTCAACGCTAACAACAACTGACCGCTACCTTGTAAACAATCACACTAACTTGTCAGTTTCACACCTAATGCCCACatttgtttatgacatcactttataagtgttacgtcacagtgctgATTTTTGCGAACAAACAGCGTCGAAACGACCCCGAATTCGAATCATCGTTTCctccattatgacgtaacgcATAACTACATTGTACCATAGATATTGTTCATTGGTTTACAACGCATTGACCTGCACCTAACATATAACTAACGGTCATTGCCCGCCTGGTGCTCAATGCACTAAACAGCTATCACCCCAACAAGCGCCTATATACTTTACCCCGTAAATATCTTTCAgagtttataattaaaataactttaatttgtctcttcgattacggtagcaaaaaaaaattaaaaaaaaattgttttttaaaaaattgttaaaaccgataaaacaagttctggcagtcgttaaaacacgcttacggtaaaaatatttttacacttcAGGTCTTGTATACCGGTGCTCAACTGTTCTATTCTTTAGCTTTATTTACTTCCGAACAAAACGACTCAGAAATCCAAAGCACCTTCCAATCTCTTTACAGCCGTTCCACACAGTATATACGTCTGAACAAATCACCGCAGAACCCCCGAAACCCCACAAACGCAAGGTCAATAGAGCGTCAAAATACACTTGATGATTTTCGAACAAAAAGAACCTAATTCCTGGAACTATGGTATATAAAAGCTGCtatgcaaacaaaatattccacCTTCTTATTTAACAACCGTTTGTCGTCGCCTTTTccttaaactttaaatgaatCTTAACTTTACCGTAGTAAACACTTCATAAACCCCCCATACCAGGCCTGTTGTGTATGTAAGCCTAAAATCTTCCAAAACACTAACAGTTTGAAACTTTAATATACATTTGCATATATTGCACAATATACacatatgtataaatatgaaGAAGAACCGCAAAATTTACAGAATACCCCAAACTAAACCTTAATTGGTTTGTTATACTGGTATATCCCTTTTACATTTGCATACACGCATAAGATACACACAAGTGGTGTATCCATATCAAATTAATCGCAACATATACATTATCCGACCCAAGCTTGATATGAACCTACCgcaataacatatatataccttcTACCACAACAAACACCTcaaaacttaaactttaatgTTGTTATATAAACCGTATATGCTACCACAACAAACCCCTTTACCGCTATATCTCAACATTCAATCGCCTAAATAACAATCAAACAACTTCAACATCAATCGCGGCTCAATCTAAAACCGTCACAACCTCACTCTATTCTTACGTCATAAACCAACTACAAGCTCTTggggcattgttacgtaaacaATGTCTACAACAAACTACATTCTAGAACCCGCCATCCACGAACCGCGGTTGCCGCGATTTTCGCATTCTTCTCTTTTCGTATTCTAGAATACACCTATGAAAggcgattgttacgtcacagcgAAGTCGCGCGTCGCCAGAAGCAACGATTACCGAATCGTCGATCGCGctcattattacgtcacaaagccCTTCAactttgacgtcacaatcgcttGTTTGTCCAACCCACTCGTTTCCGCTCGATGTTTGCAACATCATAAACCTAGTtggtctgtgacgtcacacccaACAAATACAGTTTCacttacgtcataatacgctAACGCTTCAATGCGCATTGTTATCccgattgtgatgtaataatccAACGAACATTCATAATCCTTTAATTCCTTTATGACGTCAATGTTTGTTAACGAACAATGCATATTCTTACCGAATGAATTGATATAGAAACTTCCGAAGCGGATGTGACGTCAGAACTTGATGACGTAGAATGCGCGCTTGAACTTTCAATTCGCTGCCGACGCCGTTCTTCGTATCTATGGTGggttaatgaaatattaaggAATtgaacgtatgtaacttatttatcctcactaggcggggcaacggcagtcgttataacacgggtgttctgtttcatacacatcgtgcccgcttacaagttataccacttatgtaacttgttaatcctcgcatggcggggcaacgacagtcattataacacgggtgttctgtttcatacaccttgagtcacaagttaccacgtatgtaactttgtgagttatGGTTATTGTACATCAACCCACTTTTTGAGACTCTCCTTTTTGTTTTCATCCAACGTATCTTCCCATTTCTTCTCGACAGGCGGCTTCCATTTTGGGACATAATTGGGATTGTGTTTCTTCGTCATCGCTTTTATTACTTTTCGACGctcactgtgacgtaataataagtCATACACGTTAAacaatgatttaaaatattttttattgtgacgTTTCAAAGCTGAATCAGCCATTCGCGAATAATAATGcgtatagtattgtggggtaagatgggataccgttagcacacaatatcccatatttcctaatcgtgtaaCAATTAGCGACTTTCTTTTAGAATTGTGAGGATATGAGTAAATATTAGGGCCAAATAGGACGGCAAGATAAAacatgtcccgtcttaccccaccctacacgTCCCACTTTGCCCCAtcccattatgacgtaacattcaCAGGTATTCAAACCACCCGACCATGTAGACATCGTAATACTACACTCTGATTGGCCAATAATCGACCAATCGCCTTGAAGTTACCGCCCGTCGTTTATGttgaattatgacgtcataaacacaTAATTCAGGAACAGGATATAATGAAACTTTCGGAAacttgaactttttttaaaaccgtgtttttaacgattATTTGCGAATATTTCACAGCTTTTGCTGTTAATACCTTTCTCTTTGTTGGTTTATTTGATCTTTTGCTTTTAAGTTTATGATAGCAaagataaaagttaaattgtcAAATAAAGGGGTTTtttaaacccaacatacaCTATATCAACTCACATTGAGTTGCATTTAATCAGCAACAAAATCATAACGGccagaatttatttttttaacaaacttcgTTACGAGACGTAGTTTCATAATTATGATGTGACAATGATAAATTGTCGGTTATAAAATCTAGATTCCAAACGCGATTCGAATTCTTACGCCTCGAGGCAATCGCTTTGGATTTCCGatttcaattgttacgtcattaacGGCTTATTCGGTTATAAAAAATTCACGAAATCGTGGTTTCACCCACGCTAATTACGATTTATAAGTGCTTTATTTtggattatgacatcatttattataatttagttATGTTCGCTGAATATGGCGACTTTTATTGCTTAATTAGCGCCCTATACCCCCGTCTAGCGGTTAGTAAAAATATAGGGCTTAAACACGCCGTCTAGCGGGTGAAAAtatctaatatataaattggTACGCAGCCATCCCCGTTTATAACGAACCAAATCACTCTGTTAAGCTTCGGTTAGAGGTTAATGCGACTTGATTGGTATATATAGTGCTTGGACGTGCGTCTTATAGAAATACGTTGTCACCGAAGCGTAACAGAGCGAtttgattggttaaaaaaagtaatggCTGCACACCagtctgtattttaaaacacacccATAAGACTCTGGGttaaggccagagttggctgtTTACTTTAACCAAATATAAGGAtttatatggttgaggtcctGTGTACCattctaatttataaaacagttaatCAAGTGTATGCTCTACAGTGCCGTCTAGCGGTTACTTACGTTTCAGCCGAGTCGTCGACTTTTCCTTTCGGTTTCAACCAAACTTTATCTTTTGGTTTAGCTTGCCCGAACCACTTTGTTGCGTCGGTGTTTCTTTGGCTGTGAGCCGCGTTGTACGTCACTCGCGCGTTTGGATCCTCCCTATAATGCggtcagtgacgtcataatgtaaaataaaagttattaaattatcgaaaataataaatgtaacttatttatcgtcgcatgacggggcaacgacagtcgttataatatcatgtatgtaactttgtgggtgattgttttttgcaTGTTTGACAATtggaacaacccattagtgacctctGGATTGGAAAAATCGACCCCATAACCTCTTGattagaggcaggtgcgcCAACCTCTGCGGCAAGGGTACAggacaaatataaatagaatGGTATAGTGAAacagtattgtgacgtaacaaacaccAACCGTGATTGCCGCGCTGCAAATGTTCGCGGAAATCTAAGTAGGTTTATGACGCAACAGTtgctttgtgacgtaacagttgttcacaattttaatgaaattagGGCGCGAAATTAGCGAGGTAGGGCGCTCACGGCGAAttaggtgtgacgtcacaatagccaTAGTCATGtcactttgtttttaattaacattgACGTGTCGAGGCTTGATTGCGTAACAATGCCGTTAGAACAATGCcgtttattataaaaccaacCCTTTGTTAAATTCAATTGTTTGGTTGCAATTAAAGTTCAAATGatgactgtgatgtcacagatgaACTGTAACTATGACACAATGTGACTTTCTaagtaaagtaaaaaattcgCGAAACTTCGTAAAATTCCACCTGGAGCGTTTGTTGTAAAaagcaattgtgacgtaacaaagcaACAATGGGCAACGATTGTCTAAATCTCCCACACAATAGACacacttatgacatcacaatgataGGAATGTACCGGTAGGTTCACCTGATTCTACgattatagtaaggtggggtaaaatgggtcatgtatttatatagtactgtggggtaagatgagataccgTAAGCACCtgaatcccatattttcttaacgtgttttaacaattaacaaggcgcttttagagttgtaaagatacagttatataattctgtaaatattctttgtttaatactaaatggaatcaggaatgaaaacatggctCATTttgccccaacctactataattcGAATTTCTCATctctattattacgtcataataccaaCTATGAACTTACGGAACTTCATCTCGATTGACCAACCCCGTACGTTCTATTATTCTCATCTCTTCctctgttacgtcacttaGAACGTCTGGATATTCCACGATAACTAAGTTCGGTGACGTCACTTCTGATGACGTAGCTTTTTCTGTGACGTCGTCTTGTTCGACTGTGACGCGATCTTCAGTGATTGTGACGTGTTCCTCAGGAACAAAGCAGTCGTCCAGTAAGCTATCTTCTTGTAATACGTTAACCGCGGTCACAGCTTTCGAATCAGCGCTTGATTCGACGTCAGCGACTTCCTTTGTGACGTTTACATTCGATTGAACAGGATCGCGATCTGACGCGAAACCTGATACGTCACGGGGGGACTCCCCCACAGCTGTGGCTTCGCGAATACCCTCTGTGACGACACAATGGGCGAGATTGGGAGCGAAATCGCGTTCTGcatctgtgatgtcattaacGCTgtctattgttacgtcattaccGTGTTCGATGATCGCCTGCGTGTCTGTGAGGTCATCAATGTGTTCAAAGGgttctgtgatgtcattattcgattcctctgtgacgtcactttctTCCAGAACATTGttttctgtgacgtcatcaaccatTGCTTCTATGACGACACTAACTTCATGTTGTAGAACGTTCGGGTTTGAGTCTTCTTCCGATAACGATTCCCcgtcgtttgtgacgtcataggaaTATCGCGTCGTCACTTCTTCGTTTTCGTCGATCgacgatgtgacgtcactagcGCTCGATGTTTCTACGTCATCGTAAAATTGTTCCACAATTTCATTGTCAAGTACTTCTACATCCCTTGTGACTTCATGCtctcgtgacgtcatacctgtgacgtcatgatcTTCTGACGTCACCTCTTTGATATAAACAACGGGCTGCGCTACTTCCATGGTTGGTGAatctggaaaataaaataataattgtcgttgtttgttacgtcacaattacgcgAATCGGGGTCATTCCAGTTCTTATTGTCGCTTGGGAACAATACGCCAAAGTATTGATCGCATACGCGATTTCTGCAGCGATTTTCGTTAAACCTTTAAActcaattatgacgtcacattcaCATATTCACGAAACTTCTATTGGTAACTTCCtgttaattgtgacgtcataattctATATAAACGGCTCGATTCATCAAAATCGTGATCAAAGGTTCCTAACTTACATTCCCTGACCTCTATTAGAGTTTTGCTTATTGCGTAACAATACAACTAACTACACAtagcattatgacgtaacagtagCTGCACACCACGCATCTGCGACCGCGATTTGCGCGAACTTAGCGTTCCAATCAAACTCAAGATTAATCCCCCCCAAACCACCTGCGGTTTCGAAATTACTTCCTTTCTAATCGAACAGCGCGACTCTTTTGTTTCCATTTACTTCGTAATgacctctgtgacgtcataatatcgCTGTGAAGTCATAATAGCAGGTAATGGGGTCATTATACTTAGGTAAAGTGAAACTAAACggttctgttacgtcataatcactcCGATTGTTTCCAAACAAAGCTTCATTGAAAAAGTTCCATCAAGACAATGGGACACGCGTTTcgtgtgttacgtcatagtggcGGTTGTCCAGTCTAACTTCCGAAAAAAACAATGAGtagttgtgacgtaacacttaCCACGTGGTTTCCGTTTTTTCCTCGGTTTAGGTACAGGTGGTACGTCATCAatatcctctgtgacgtcactgttaTCTTCTATGTCGTTATCAAATATGACGTCGGTTTTCgggtctgtgacgtcattgtacGCTACGTAAtcgcttgtgacgtcatggttTTGATAAGTAGCCGTTATATCATCTTCCAAATTGGTAACGTCATCacccgatgacgtcacagactcTGATGTTGTCATAGATACAGTTCTGTCATGGTAGAACTCGGGGGTTTCCAATGTTTGCGTCTCTTGAGCGCCGCTAGTGGGTTCGTCATGCTCCGGTGGTTCTgcggttaaaaatattttgaaccaaaaaatattttcaagtgACGTAGCACAACAAACGGAACAGCACAAATATATTTGCCGCATATTCATACGTTGGGTTAATGGGTAAACTATATGTATACTACACGTACTGTGCCCGCCATGTTTGCCTACACCTGTATACCAACCACTGTTACCACATGTTTAACTATTAACCCAACATTCCAATACACCGCTGGTGCAACAAATCATTtcaattaagtttaaacatggCTTACTAAATATAGGCAATGGTTTATCGAATATTTATTACGTGCCAATTTATAGCATACACAATACTTAACTTACGTGTCCATTTATACTAACTTACTTCTGTACCCATTATACCACACACACTTCAACTTACGTGACCATTTATAGCATACACAATACTTAACTTACGTGTCCATTTATACTAACTTACTTTCGTACCCATTATAGCACACACACTTCAACTTACGTGCCCGTTCATCCATCTGCAGCTTTTGTAAAGCAAGGTCGATCTTGTATTGTAGTTGATACCTTGGCGCGAGCTCCGCGAGAAGTTTCTGTGATTaaacaattgctattatgacgtcatcaatagAAACAATGCACCTCGCGATGTAAACGTCGCTAAACAATCATTGGACACTTTAACTCGAGTTTCcaactttttccttttttaatcGAACGAATCGTTAATTGAATCGCGCGTGTGGCTCGATATatcgtttgttacgtcacacttgCCACATTGTGACGTCTCTGGGGCATTATGATCACACAAAGACCATTATCTTGCCCCGTATGCTGTAGCTCCTTCGGGA from the Ciona intestinalis unplaced genomic scaffold, KH HT000122.2, whole genome shotgun sequence genome contains:
- the LOC100186721 gene encoding A-kinase anchor protein 2 isoform X4 translates to MEKSKLLAELAPRYQLQYKIDLALQKLQMDERAQPPEHDEPTSGAQETQTLETPEFYHDRTVSMTTSESVTSSGDDVTNLEDDITATYQNHDVTSDYVAYNDVTDPKTDVIFDNDIEDNSDVTEDIDDVPPVPKPRKKRKPRDSPTMEVAQPVVYIKEVTSEDHDVTGMTSREHEVTRDVEVLDNEIVEQFYDDVETSSASDVTSSIDENEEVTTRYSYDVTNDGESLSEEDSNPNVLQHEVSVVIEAMVDDVTENNVLEESDVTEESNNDITEPFEHIDDLTDTQAIIEHGNDVTIDSVNDITDAERDFAPNLAHCVVTEGIREATAVGESPRDVSGFASDRDPVQSNVNVTKEVADVESSADSKAVTAVNVLQEDSLLDDCFVPEEHVTITEDRVTVEQDDVTEKATSSEVTSPNLVIVEYPDVLSDVTEEEMRIIERTGLVNRDEVPEDPNARVTYNAAHSQRNTDATKWFGQAKPKDKVWLKPKGKVDDSAETERRKVIKAMTKKHNPNYVPKWKPPVEKKWEDTLDENKKESLKKYEERRRQRIESSSAHSTSSSSDVTSASEVSISIHSASLSELCPNSEVVVESNVHSKDAINLWESKLSDKFAKQETENKRLSVGKWKRAQRQAQEKRERTESMSSVLSNGSVTGDLPTSENVIRESLGVSNIMSKLDKDGRDDVTRWRNIEHQSQENKSLTNFRKTAAAPRRTNSFTVTPGSGYRSFASPTKTAAPASPKVPTSPEGPPVNSARYSQPIPGESFIDREIRESAEREEQWKHEKLEPEIDRLSMTSSNESTTYMKLPSGAIYSPTLSPAFAMTYVSVTNDKSVKSPPPKYLNKEEKSVTSDVSTDVTSQRDTMTSPHDVFQPHTEQTEYMEQHDHGADSGIECNAPNPVRSNVTSPTSDHDRPGSLTTSGGSHEDEYPSSDVSAASHDDTEVPAKPQQKTPYSHRVASVVTPRGWNPKSLTVGPVSPKHKFFNKQPPLTPTPTPEVVEQEPIVTETKEVMSHNDTNKQPPQVEETSLKVDKSIIEQNPQATVKQVTVTRQRSGPTFDVVSSKNRLQTIMELELKEAEKREQEWKQKQIATLEGSSQPAKEITEQTHKQEKEIQQEQHTPKQEENTPKKLPPVLTNGESSPTQKQSPTLNETNDETTRKIVNASTAEYKKHSVVKANRVPRRKSNLAKQWEAGRFKNYDEE